The Patescibacteria group bacterium nucleotide sequence GCGTTAAGGAATTTTGCTTCCTTCCGGCCCTCGCTCTCCTCTATTTCTTTGGGAGACAGCGGTTCGAACGGTATCTCTGGGTTATTTTCGGTCATAAGGTTGTAACTGGTTATTAAATAGAATTGTGAGAACACTTCCGATAACGTTTGCGTATCATGCGCCTGTACTCGTATGGCGCATATACGCTGTTATAAGATGTATGTTAATTTTTTCATTTTACTGATGGGACTTAATCATAGCAAATCCACCAAATATTCCTATTTGTTCTCCTAATTTGGAGAAGGAAACTTGAGAAGGAAGGTCAGAAAGGATTTTTGAAATGTTGCTTTTTTGCTTATCAACGATACCACCACCGATTACTATTTTTTTCACACTTAATTGATTCGATAATTTTTGGATTGCATTTTTAAACTCCGACAAAACTATATCCCATTCGTTATCGTTAAGTTGTTTGGCTGTTTTGTGAAATCTTGCTTCGATATTTTTGCCGCCAATTTTTTCTTCCCACTCATGTAGGTATTTCCGATCTAGCACCTTCGATGTTTCTTCTGTATTGTCGTACTCCACTAATGCTCCGCCAAGACCAGTCCCCCACACTAAGTAGAGAAATTTATTAGCTTGGTTAGGCCCAAAGTAAGCCTCTCCAAGTGATTGGGCGACTGCGTCATTTTCAATATATACAAAACAGCCAAACCTTTCTTCTAATGTTTTTACTATCGGGCGATTTATCCAGGATGAAAGATTAGTCGAACCAGCAAGCTCATGTCCGTTTTCGCTGATTCTACCAGGCAGGCCAATCCCTATACCTTGAGGGGCGTCGGAAATAATTGTAATGTTTTTAATAATTTCAAAAATTCCATCCCCAAAGTTTTTATAAGTAAGGAAAGTGTTTGGACTAATTAATTTTATTTTCTCTAAGGAGGAACTTCCTGCTATACGTGTATGAGTCCCACCAATATCAATTCCTATAAACATGTAAAGGAAAAATTAACATATTTCTTATAACGGGCCGCGCCTGATGCGACGTGTCCGGAGCCACGCTCTGCGGGGTGACGGGCATGTCCGCATAGGCGCTGTTGTGCGATGTCGCGACTAGCGACGAGCAGAACAGCGACGGCAGGAGCGGCCCGTTGTGGCGAGGAGCGAAGCGATT carries:
- a CDS encoding ROK family protein, with the protein product MFIGIDIGGTHTRIAGSSSLEKIKLISPNTFLTYKNFGDGIFEIIKNITIISDAPQGIGIGLPGRISENGHELAGSTNLSSWINRPIVKTLEERFGCFVYIENDAVAQSLGEAYFGPNQANKFLYLVWGTGLGGALVEYDNTEETSKVLDRKYLHEWEEKIGGKNIEARFHKTAKQLNDNEWDIVLSEFKNAIQKLSNQLSVKKIVIGGGIVDKQKSNISKILSDLPSQVSFSKLGEQIGIFGGFAMIKSHQ